In the genome of Muntiacus reevesi chromosome 5, mMunRee1.1, whole genome shotgun sequence, one region contains:
- the LOC136169054 gene encoding large ribosomal subunit protein uL11 — MPPKFDPNEIKVVYLRCTGGEVGATSALAPKIGPLGLSPKKVGDDIAKATGDWKGLRITVKLTIQNRQAQIEVVPSASALIIKALKEPPRDRKKQKNIKHSGNITFDEIVNIARQMRHRSLARELSGTIKEILGTAQSVGCNVDGRHPHDIIDDINSGAVECPAS; from the coding sequence ATGCCGCCTAAGTTCGACCCCAACGAGATCAAAGTCGTGTACCTGAGGTGCACCGGTGGGGAAGTCGGTGCCACGTCTGCCCTGGCCCCCAAGATCGGCCCCTTGGGCCTGTCTCCAAAAAAGGTCGGTGATGACATAGCCAAGGCAACTGGTGATTGGAAGGGTCTGAGGATTACAGTGAAACTGACCATTCAGAACAGACAAGCCCAGATTGAGGTGgtaccttctgcttctgccctGATCATCAAAGCCCTCAAGGAACCACCAAGGgacagaaagaagcagaaaaacattAAGCACAGTGGAAACATCACTTTTGATGAGATCGTCAACATTGCCCGGCAGATGCGGCACCGGTCTCTAGCTAGAGAACTTTCTGGAACCATTAAAGAGATCCTGGGGACCGCCCAGTCTGTGGGCTGCAATGTTGATGGCCGCCACCCTCATGACATCATAGATGATATCAACAGTGGTGCAGTGGAGTGCCCAGCTAGTTAA